The following coding sequences are from one Rhodobiaceae bacterium window:
- the gshB gene encoding glutathione synthetase has product MSLDVAIQMDPVDAIDINGDSTFAMALEAQARGYSLSFYEPRHLSMRDGRVYAKTKPITLRREVGNHVDIGEERVVDLADTDVVLMRQDPPFDMSYITATHLLEKVHGQTLVVNDPAHVRNAPEKIFVTEFDGVMPPTLITSDEAEIKAFRDDYKDIIVKPLYGNGGAGVFRLQPGDQNLNSLLELFTDLYREPLIVQQYLPDVRKGDKRIILVDGKPVGALNRVPAEGESRSNMHVGGRPEKSELTKREQEICEQIGPELKARGLIFVGIDVIGDYLTEINVTSPTGIQEIARFGGADISALIWDAIEEKL; this is encoded by the coding sequence ATGAGCTTGGACGTAGCGATCCAGATGGATCCGGTCGATGCGATCGACATAAACGGGGATTCAACATTCGCCATGGCGCTGGAAGCTCAGGCCCGCGGGTATTCACTGAGTTTTTATGAACCCCGGCACCTGTCCATGCGGGACGGGCGTGTCTATGCCAAGACAAAGCCCATCACGCTCCGCCGGGAAGTTGGTAATCATGTCGATATCGGGGAAGAGCGGGTTGTGGATCTCGCTGATACAGACGTGGTGCTTATGCGCCAGGACCCGCCCTTTGACATGAGCTACATCACCGCAACCCATCTGCTTGAGAAAGTGCATGGGCAAACCCTGGTGGTGAACGACCCGGCCCATGTGCGCAATGCGCCTGAGAAGATTTTTGTCACAGAGTTTGACGGTGTCATGCCGCCAACCCTTATCACGTCTGACGAGGCTGAGATCAAAGCCTTCCGGGACGACTATAAGGACATTATCGTCAAGCCGCTCTATGGCAATGGGGGCGCTGGCGTCTTCCGCTTGCAGCCGGGCGATCAGAACCTCAATTCTTTGCTGGAGCTCTTTACCGATCTCTATCGCGAACCGCTGATCGTGCAGCAATATCTGCCAGACGTGCGCAAAGGCGATAAGCGCATCATTCTGGTGGACGGAAAACCAGTGGGAGCATTGAACCGTGTGCCCGCAGAAGGCGAAAGCCGCTCCAACATGCATGTGGGTGGCCGTCCGGAAAAATCCGAACTCACAAAACGCGAACAGGAAATCTGCGAGCAGATCGGCCCGGAACTGAAAGCGCGCGGCCTCATCTTTGTGGGCATTGATGTGATTGGGGATTATCTCACGGAGATTAATGTCACGAGCCCGACAGGCATTCAGGAGATCGCACGGTTTGGCGGCGCGGACATCTCAGCCCTGATCTGGGACGCCATTGAAGAAAAGCTCTGA
- the nthB gene encoding nitrile hydratase subunit beta, producing MDGIHDLGGMAGFGAISYEENEPVFHEPWQATAFALNIVGIGVLRNHNADEYRHSIERMPPIHYLQACYYERVLTGAATLFVEKGVLTKEELEERAGGAFPLASPNAPDPMAELEPQPVARFKKDDRVTVKDIHPAGHIRAPRFCRGKTGTVLHVAPAFSFPDAAAHGGAFRKEHTYHVEFASTDLWADAGADNESVVVDLWDSYLDGADT from the coding sequence ATGGACGGCATTCATGACCTGGGTGGGATGGCAGGCTTTGGCGCCATCTCTTACGAGGAAAATGAACCGGTCTTTCATGAGCCTTGGCAGGCAACGGCATTTGCCTTGAACATTGTTGGCATTGGGGTGCTGCGCAATCACAATGCAGATGAGTACCGTCATTCCATTGAGCGCATGCCGCCCATCCACTATCTCCAGGCGTGTTATTACGAGCGCGTCTTGACCGGCGCGGCGACCCTCTTTGTCGAAAAAGGTGTCCTGACCAAGGAAGAGCTGGAGGAACGCGCAGGCGGTGCGTTTCCGTTGGCGAGTCCCAACGCGCCTGACCCTATGGCAGAACTGGAACCGCAACCGGTCGCGCGGTTTAAGAAGGACGACCGTGTCACGGTGAAGGACATTCATCCGGCAGGCCACATTCGCGCGCCTCGCTTCTGTCGGGGCAAGACCGGCACTGTTCTGCATGTGGCGCCGGCTTTTTCATTTCCCGACGCTGCAGCTCATGGAGGCGCGTTCCGTAAAGAACACACCTACCATGTTGAGTTTGCCTCCACAGACCTGTGGGCGGATGCAGGTGCCGACAATGAAAGCGTCGTCGTCGATCTCTGGGATTCTTATTTAGACGGAGCGGACACATGA
- the nthA gene encoding nitrile hydratase subunit alpha, whose product MSTPTNIASPMARTEALQGALTDKGLIPEGAVEAVIHTATEEWDPKNGARVVARAWTDPDFKKRLLEDATAACAELGYEGIQGEYIVALEDEPERHNVIVCTQCSCTAWPVLGLPPDWYKSPEYRARVAREPRKVLKEMGLELDRKIAIRVWETSAETRYMVIPCRPEGTDEWSEEQLAPLVSREALIGIALAQKP is encoded by the coding sequence ATGAGCACACCGACCAACATCGCCTCACCTATGGCCCGCACCGAAGCATTGCAGGGCGCGCTCACAGACAAGGGATTGATCCCCGAAGGGGCCGTTGAAGCTGTGATCCACACCGCTACTGAAGAATGGGATCCTAAAAATGGCGCCCGGGTTGTGGCGCGCGCATGGACCGATCCGGACTTTAAAAAGCGGTTGCTGGAAGATGCCACGGCCGCCTGTGCCGAACTTGGGTATGAAGGCATTCAGGGTGAATATATCGTCGCGTTGGAAGACGAGCCCGAGCGCCACAATGTGATTGTCTGTACCCAATGCTCCTGTACCGCCTGGCCAGTATTGGGCTTGCCGCCCGATTGGTACAAGAGCCCGGAATATCGGGCGCGTGTTGCGCGAGAGCCCCGCAAGGTCCTTAAAGAAATGGGCCTTGAACTCGATAGGAAAATCGCGATTCGAGTTTGGGAAACAAGCGCAGAAACCCGCTACATGGTGATCCCCTGTCGGCCCGAAGGCACAGATGAGTGGAGCGAGGAACAGCTTGCACCGCTGGTTTCCCGTGAGGCGCTCATTGGGATAGCACTGGCGCAAAAACCTTAA
- the pleD gene encoding response regulator PleD has translation MKPKAFGAKCQGGGVQIEQDMERTRLLVYESSGVQRKIISNILDTAGYLPHMVTSGEEALAEAASGDYSIFISSLEHSDISGLELFWRIKADPKTRNMFTIAVTAHDDKRAFVEALDSGADDFLRKPVAEPELKARLRVANRTVQLQNDLLNLALTDVLTGIANRRAFMDRLDAEVARAIRHSTALCVAMVDIDHFKKVNDTYGHATGDIVIKTIAETLSDGLREVDTVGRLGGEEFAIMLPDSRLEDGLKTCDRLRQSIEDCVMQTEEGAALQVTASIGIVEYTKSDQAADTLLSLADEALYKSKEGGRNRITAA, from the coding sequence ATGAAGCCGAAAGCTTTCGGTGCAAAATGCCAGGGTGGTGGTGTGCAGATCGAACAAGACATGGAGAGAACACGCCTTCTCGTCTATGAATCCAGTGGTGTTCAGCGAAAAATCATCAGCAATATCCTAGATACCGCCGGCTATTTGCCCCACATGGTGACCAGTGGCGAGGAAGCACTTGCTGAAGCCGCCAGCGGTGACTACAGCATCTTCATCTCAAGTCTTGAGCATTCAGATATTTCCGGGCTTGAGCTCTTCTGGCGAATTAAGGCGGATCCCAAAACACGCAATATGTTCACAATTGCTGTGACGGCCCACGACGACAAGCGGGCCTTCGTCGAAGCGCTAGATAGCGGCGCCGACGACTTTTTGCGAAAACCTGTTGCAGAGCCGGAGCTGAAAGCGCGCCTGCGTGTCGCAAATCGAACGGTTCAGTTGCAAAACGATCTGCTTAATCTCGCTCTGACAGACGTATTGACTGGGATTGCCAACCGCCGCGCATTTATGGACCGCCTTGATGCGGAGGTGGCCCGCGCCATTCGTCACAGCACCGCCCTATGTGTGGCCATGGTGGACATTGATCACTTCAAGAAGGTGAATGACACCTATGGCCATGCGACCGGCGACATCGTGATTAAGACGATTGCGGAGACATTGTCCGATGGTCTTCGTGAAGTTGACACTGTGGGTCGCTTAGGCGGCGAGGAGTTCGCCATTATGCTTCCAGACAGCAGACTGGAAGACGGATTGAAAACGTGTGATCGGCTGCGTCAGTCGATTGAAGACTGTGTGATGCAAACTGAAGAGGGTGCTGCGCTTCAGGTCACCGCAAGCATAGGGATTGTTGAGTACACCAAGTCTGACCAGGCAGCAGACACATTGCTAAGCTTGGCCGACGAAGCTCTCTACAAATCAAAAGAGGGCGGTCGAAACAGGATAACGGCTGCTTGA
- a CDS encoding pectinacetylesterase, with the protein MPFRLPAVFISFSLALFALPAFAEDAWETITPGGETSCALGTPYSFHARKADPEKLVVFFNGGGACWAGQTCDPAVEPTTYVPSAQMGHNDPRTHKGIFDLGNPANPVSDWSMVFVSYCTGDVHLGETDKTYGKPDGSEITIRHRGHANAHAALEWMKENIGGAKQVLVAGSSAGAIAAPVYAGVVSKAYPDATVHQLGDGAGGYSSPKIGGLLAEWGTLDFLPVWARNADGSVVSFNDFYIGAATQFPSISFAQYDAAHDGVQIGFQQALQGGTALHEQMIANRATLSEAIPGFASFTAGGDKHTILRAPYLYSYSANGTSFVDWLGTLISGENAGTVDCADSDAGCDAAPS; encoded by the coding sequence ATGCCGTTCCGCCTGCCTGCCGTTTTCATCAGCTTCAGCCTCGCCCTTTTCGCCCTTCCGGCTTTCGCAGAGGATGCATGGGAGACAATCACACCAGGCGGCGAAACATCCTGCGCGCTTGGCACGCCCTATAGCTTCCATGCTCGCAAGGCTGATCCAGAAAAGCTCGTTGTATTCTTTAATGGCGGCGGTGCCTGCTGGGCCGGGCAGACCTGTGACCCAGCTGTAGAGCCCACGACTTATGTGCCGTCCGCTCAGATGGGCCATAACGACCCGCGGACCCACAAAGGCATTTTCGATCTTGGCAATCCGGCAAACCCTGTGAGCGACTGGAGCATGGTCTTTGTCTCCTACTGCACGGGCGACGTACATCTAGGCGAGACTGATAAGACGTATGGAAAACCGGATGGCAGTGAGATTACGATCCGCCATCGCGGACATGCGAATGCTCATGCAGCTCTTGAATGGATGAAAGAAAATATCGGTGGCGCCAAACAAGTGTTGGTCGCAGGCAGCAGTGCAGGCGCTATCGCGGCCCCTGTCTATGCGGGAGTTGTCTCCAAAGCCTATCCGGACGCGACAGTGCATCAGTTGGGCGATGGCGCGGGCGGTTACAGCTCGCCAAAGATCGGCGGCCTACTTGCTGAGTGGGGCACACTCGACTTCTTGCCCGTGTGGGCGCGGAACGCAGATGGGTCCGTCGTCAGCTTTAATGATTTTTACATAGGTGCCGCAACTCAATTTCCATCGATTTCTTTCGCTCAATATGACGCGGCTCATGACGGTGTACAGATCGGGTTTCAACAGGCGCTACAAGGCGGCACGGCTCTGCACGAGCAGATGATTGCCAATCGCGCCACCTTGAGTGAAGCCATACCAGGTTTTGCAAGTTTCACAGCAGGCGGTGACAAGCACACGATCCTGCGCGCACCCTATCTCTACTCATATTCCGCTAACGGAACATCTTTTGTGGATTGGTTGGGCACACTTATTTCCGGCGAGAATGCAGGAACAGTCGATTGCGCGGACAGCGACGCGGGATGTGACGCAGCACCGTCGTGA
- the comM gene encoding competence protein ComM, with translation MVAHIETVAFLGLEAKPVDVQVQISGGVPNFTIVGLPDKAVGESRERVRAALSAIGLGLPPKRITVNLAPADLPKEGSHFDLPIALGLLVAMDVVQSPDLDRYVVLGELSLDGTLTGVAGTLPAAMAANGRDKGLICPAPCGAEAAWAGFDETNPGVLAPATIIQLINHLKGNQLLSEPVPMKAVLGDALPDMKDIKGQESAKRALEVAAAGGHNMLMVGPPGAGKSMLAARLPGILPPLSPREMLDTSMIASIAGELSEGRLTQRRPYRAPHHSASMAALIGGGLRVRPGEVSLAHSGVLFLDELPEFPRQVLDSLRQPIETGEAVVARANAHITFPARFQLVAAMNPCRCGQAGDPGRACARLPKCVLDYQAKLSGPLVDRIDLHIDVPPVSARDLALPPPAEGSSEVAARVAAARTLQAERYDGTDVLLNAHADGDLLETTVKLSSAGRDLLMEAADRTGLTARGYHRVLRVARTLADLDQVPNVERLHIAEALSYRNQNGNSLGAAA, from the coding sequence ATGGTGGCGCATATAGAAACCGTTGCCTTTCTGGGGCTGGAGGCGAAGCCTGTCGACGTGCAGGTACAAATTTCCGGCGGTGTGCCAAACTTCACTATTGTGGGCTTGCCCGACAAAGCCGTGGGCGAAAGTCGGGAAAGGGTGCGTGCAGCTCTAAGTGCCATCGGTCTTGGCCTGCCGCCCAAAAGGATCACCGTCAATCTGGCCCCTGCCGACCTTCCCAAAGAGGGCAGCCATTTTGACCTGCCCATCGCATTGGGACTGTTGGTGGCGATGGATGTGGTGCAAAGCCCGGATCTCGACCGCTATGTGGTCTTAGGCGAGCTTTCCCTGGACGGCACCCTCACTGGCGTCGCGGGAACGCTCCCCGCAGCCATGGCGGCAAATGGGCGCGACAAGGGCCTCATCTGCCCGGCGCCCTGTGGCGCGGAAGCAGCCTGGGCAGGCTTTGATGAAACCAATCCGGGCGTCCTTGCGCCAGCGACCATCATCCAGCTGATCAATCATCTGAAAGGCAATCAGCTTCTCTCAGAGCCTGTGCCCATGAAGGCCGTGCTGGGCGATGCGCTGCCCGATATGAAGGACATTAAGGGTCAGGAAAGCGCCAAACGGGCTCTGGAAGTGGCGGCGGCTGGCGGCCATAACATGTTGATGGTGGGTCCGCCGGGGGCCGGAAAATCCATGCTGGCGGCGCGCTTGCCCGGCATTCTGCCACCGCTGAGCCCACGGGAGATGCTCGACACCTCCATGATCGCAAGCATTGCCGGCGAACTATCGGAAGGCCGACTGACACAGCGGCGGCCCTATCGTGCGCCCCACCACTCCGCCTCTATGGCGGCATTGATTGGCGGGGGTTTGCGCGTCCGTCCGGGAGAGGTGTCGCTCGCCCATTCCGGTGTTCTCTTCTTGGATGAGCTGCCGGAATTTCCAAGACAGGTTCTCGACAGTCTGCGTCAACCCATTGAAACCGGCGAAGCGGTGGTCGCCCGCGCCAACGCGCACATCACCTTCCCGGCCCGTTTTCAACTGGTCGCCGCCATGAACCCCTGTCGTTGCGGACAGGCAGGCGATCCAGGTCGTGCCTGCGCCCGGCTTCCCAAATGCGTGCTGGACTATCAGGCAAAACTCTCTGGTCCCCTGGTCGACCGGATTGATCTCCATATTGACGTGCCGCCCGTAAGTGCCCGGGATCTCGCGCTCCCACCGCCCGCCGAAGGCAGCAGTGAGGTGGCAGCACGTGTCGCTGCAGCGCGCACCCTGCAAGCAGAGCGGTATGACGGCACGGATGTTCTGCTCAACGCCCATGCGGACGGAGATTTGCTGGAAACTACGGTCAAATTGAGCAGTGCCGGACGTGATCTCCTGATGGAGGCGGCAGACCGGACGGGGCTCACCGCGCGCGGCTATCATAGGGTTTTAAGAGTGGCGCGAACCCTGGCAGACCTTGATCAAGTGCCAAATGTTGAGCGTCTCCATATCGCAGAAGCGCTCTCCTACCGCAATCAGAATGGCAACTCCCTGGGGGCAGCGGCCTGA